Within the Ficedula albicollis isolate OC2 chromosome 26, FicAlb1.5, whole genome shotgun sequence genome, the region tggctgggatgtGCCACTCAGCAGCGAGGTGGggccttatttttttcctcccctctgcctcATAAGCATctctgcaaaaataaagcacatttccCAGGAGGTTCCCTTGAGGAGCTGACGACAGTCGCCACCTGTGCCCCTGCACGAGCGCTTTGTGGGGTTCAATGCATGCCTGCAGCACCCACCCAACGACAGCACCCCTAAAACAAAGCTTCAGAAACCTCAAACCCTCCCACTGCAGGGAAAACATCATCCCTGGGAGGATTGAGGAAACCCTTTCTCCGAGGAATACACACACTTTGGACTCAAACACCATTGATAAggctctttcttctttttttttttaatattttcttgcagCGAGCATTCCTTTCACACCCACGCACACCCCAGCACCCTCAGCCATTGGTCTGCTGGAGCATCCGTCACACTTTCCACCAGCCAAAGTAGATACACATTTCAACTGCTTCCATCCCTCTTCTCCTCTGGTGTTAACAGCCAGCGCAAACAAAGGGCCCGAATATCCATCGCCCtattaaattgttttcatttgtttcttctgcCACAGTTGGTTTGAGTTAGAGGGTTTGTCAAATGCTGAGGCAGTGGCTGCTCTGAGATTGGGTGATGCTGCATGGGACACCCGTGGCAGGGATTTAGCTCAGCCATGGGTGACAGGCCAGGAAATCTGAAGGGTTTGCAAGCAGCAATGGGCAAATGGGAAATGAAAACGTTTTGGGTGAGGGAAGGGAGAATCAatctggggagcagctgggataaCAGCAGGCAGAATGTGGGGAGCCCAAACCCCTGTCTCTCaccctgctgcttcttttctccGTGCACTGGAGGAAATGGGGACAAGTATTAGCTCAACCGTTAGCTGAGCTCGTCCTGATTTCAAACAGATGTTGGGCTTGTGGCTGGATTTGGGCAGAAAGCTCTTGCTTTCCCCCACATTTGCTGGCCATACCTCGCCAGGGACGCTGGCCCTGAACTGATGTCTCTCCCTTCAGCTCACAAGATGTTCTCTGAGCTCTCTGCATGGGTAATGGATGACGGCCCACGTGGGCTGGCTTGTCCCCAAGCTGTccacccctgcctgccccaccaTCAGCATCTGCCTGTGAATcatggagctggggaaaatCTCCATTCCCATCTGCAAAGCCACTGGGGTAGATGATCACCAgtggtccagcagcagctctgtcactgtCATTTGTCCTCAGCTCCACACAGGCTCAGGCCACGGTGATgtgacactgcccagggaggatgAGCATCCCTCTTGCACAATAACATCCATCTCATCCGTCTGCTGTGAATCATGGAGCCCAGATTCATGCAGCTGGGGAAAATCTCCATTCCCATCTGCAAAGCCACTGGGGTAGATGATCACCAgtggtccagcagcagctctgtcactgtCATTTGTCCTCAGCTCCACACAGGCTCAGGCCACGGTGATGTGACACTGCCCAGAGAGGATGAGCATCCCTCTTGCACAATCACATCCATCTCATCCGTCTGCTCCTCAgcctttctgctgcagctgcctctcagCTGCATTAATTTGGGGGGCCCATATCACCCCTAGAAAGGGGGAACAACCCCTTTGTGACTTGAGAAGGGAATCCCACGTGGCTCTGGAGTCAGTGTGTGAGCTGGGCAGGTGAGAGAACCAGAGAGCTGAGAAGGGAATCCCATGTGGCTCTGGAGTCAGCGTGTGAGCTGGGCAGGTGAGAGAACCAGAGAGTTGAGGATGGTGTTTCAGGCCTCCTTGGCATGTCCCCATTTTTCTCACCACTGAATTAATCAGATTTGGGACTGTTTGTGCAGCCAAATCCTCACCCCATAACTGGTGGTTGAGGATGGTGTTTCAGGTCTCCTTGGCATGTCCCCATTTTTCTCACCACTGAATTAATCAGATTTGGGACTGTTTGTGCAGCCAAATCCTCACCCCATAACTGGTGGAACTGGGGGCATGAGCTGTCCTGTTCCCAGTGAGCTGCCTCCCTTCAGCATCTCCCCTTCCCAGTgactccctgcagctccccaccAGTCTGACAGGGGATGGCACCTTCTGCCCAGCACTCTCATGAGCAGAGCACCAGTGaggcagctgtggggacacctggggcacagcaggtcTGGAGAGGGATCACAGAGTAAGGGGGCAGCGAGAGCcgagggcacagggagctcagcagggccCGTTTGGGTGCTGAGCGTGACTCAGCACCGCACCACACCTCATGAGTCACTCCACTGCTTCCTGGTGCACCCTGAGTTTTCTCTTCCAGGtctctcctggcagcactgaCCCAGCTGGGCCACCTGCCAGCAGTGCAAGCTCTGCCTCACGTGCCTGCCAGCCCTCCTCTGCTGGCACCGTCACCCCTCGGCACGTGCCTGTGTGCTGCCGGTGCCAGGCTGCTTCTCAGGGACCCAAACCCCCAGAACTTTCTGGGAAGTGAGGTGAGTGTACCCAGTGGGTACAAAGACATCATGGGCACCAGCCATCCACTCACACCAGGGCAACGTGGGGTAAAAGAGGGGCTTTGTGCCTGTTGGGCAACGAGGTGGGATGGGGGCCTTCAGCTGGGAGCTTAGGCAGAGCCCACCTGCATGTGGGCAGGGATGAGGAAACACAAAGTGAGGAGACCACCTACGCCCTTCTCACTGGGAGGCTGAGCATAAAGATACAAAccataacaaacaaaaaaacccaacaaacaaaaacaaaaaaaccccaccaaaaaataacaacaaaaaagcagggcaggggatgagTTTCCAGGACCTGAGTCCAAAGGGATGAGACAGGGATTGCAGTCAGCTTCATCTGCTGAATATGGATGtacctccagcctggctctgccatcACCCCAGCCCAGTGATTTGCCCCAAATTTGCCTGGAGAGGGTGGCTGCGGCTGGGTGAGCATCCCACAGCACTCAGCGGGCACCAGGTGCCTTGAACCACCCCAGGAACAGCCGTGACTGCGAGAAAGTGGAGATGCAGAGAGCAGAacaggacagggatgcaggagcatCCTCCGGGCACTGGCAGTGGTGGTGGCAGGGGGACCCCAGTGGTGGCAGCATCCCTGGTGGCCCTGGTGGTCCCAGTAGCCTCGGTGgtcccagcagccctggtggTCCTGGTAGCCCCGGttgtcccagcagccccagtggTCCCAGTAGCCTCAGTGGTCCTGGTGGTCTTGGCAGCCCCAGTAGCCCCAGTGGTCCCAGTAGCCCCAGTAGCTCCAGTAGCCCCAGTGGAGTGGTCCCAGTAGCCCCAGTGGTCCTGGTGGTCTTGGCAGCCCCAGTAGCTCCAGTGGTCCTGGTAGCCCCAAGTAGCCCCAGTGGTCCCGGCAGCCCCAGTGgtcccagcagccccagtggTCCCAGTAGTCCCGGTGGTCCTGGTAGCCCTAGTAGCCCAGGTTGTCCCAGCAGTCCCAGTGGTCCTGGTGGTCTTGGCAGCCCCAGTAGCTCCAGTGGTCCTGGTAGCCCCAGTAGCCCCAGTGGTCCTGGTGGTCTTGGCAGCCCCAGTAGCTCCAGTGGTCCTGGTAGCCCCAGTAGCCCCAGTGGTCCTGGTGGTCTTGGCAGCCCCAGTAGCCCCAGTGATCCTGGTAGCCCCAGTGGTCCTGGTAGCCCTAGTAGCCCCGGTTGTCCCAGCAGTCCCAGTGGTCCTGGTGGTCTTGGCAGCCCCAGTAGCTCCAGTGGTCCCAGTAGCCCCAGTAGCTCCAGTAGCCCCAGTGGTCCCGGCAGCCCCGGTGCTACTCGCAGGCCAGCTTCCCGTCGAAGCTGGAGAGGGCGATGGCGAAGGCCTGCACGGCGCACAGGGGGTAGTTGTAGTCCATGGTGAAGGCGTCATCTGCCACACGCCCAAACTGCATCACGATGTAGTCGGCTGTGGGAGAGAAGGTGAGCCACCGGGCTGTCACCTGTGCACCCAGCCAGCCCGAAAGAAGCCACCCACACACTCCCCACCCGGACTCAGCCTGCGactcctgcagcacagatcaccaaaatgcagcatttccccATTGACATCTCCCTCCAGCACGCCCCTGCCTGGGTGCCACAGCCCCccaagggacagggaccccaCTCACCCCACCCCCCCGGACTGTGGGATCGTTGCTGCTGGAGGGCGGGTGACAGGAAATCTGTAAAAATAACCAGGGGCCCTCAAGAGGCTTTTTCTGTCCCGTAACCCAACACCCCGGAGGCCAAGGGCTTCTGACTGCGCCGGACAGGTGACGAGCAGCCGCAtccagacagagctgctgccaccccttGAGGGACTGTCCCCAAGGCACAGTGCACCCCAGGGTGGCCTGCCAGCAGTATGggggtgtgctggggctgagcgGGTGGCTGTAGTGTGATGGGGGCTCAGCACCCCACAGGGTTTGTCCTTGCCCTAAATCTGCCTGGCAACAGCAGCCCCACactctgccagcaccagggcccaagggcagctcctgcctggtCAGCttcatcccagctccagcaaagGCAGGCAGGACCCCAGAGCATGAAAAACTAAACCTTATCAAAACCAGTGGGTGCTTATGAGGCAGAGCTCCCACCCGATCCCCTGTCCCAGCTTACGGTCACTGCTGTGCACGATCTGGAAGTTTTTGACGGAGGCATGGGTGACCCGGCCGTGGAAATTGAGGACGTAGGATTGGGTCTCGTCGTTCCACACCGGGGCTTTGTTGTGCAGCTCGATCACGTTGTCCATGTTCCTGTTCTGCCATCGCATCAGGAGGCCATCGTTATCCTGGGGAGGGGCGAGAGGGAGTGGAGCAGAGTTTGGGGTGACCCCTCCAGAGCACTGCCACCTCCTGTGGCTTGCCTGGGGGATGCTCTGTagcagtgcccagctggaaATGGGATCTACCGTGGAGAAAAAAACAGGCACCACGTCCTCCACCTCCCAGGGATACCTGAAAGCCTCTCCATGCCCCAAGATGGGTAAAATCCAAGGTAGTGCCCAGCAAACCCAGCTCCTAGGGATTTTTCTCCCAGTCTGGCCCCTGACTTACGTTCCTGGGCCGGATGGGCACCCTCTCACAGTCAGCGTTCATCCCAGGGATGATGACAGTCATCTTCCTGGGGCCTTTGAACCCTAAAACGTTGGTCTCCTGCAAGACAAACCCTGTTTTTAAACCAGCAATCACTGCGGGTTACAGCCCCTCTTGGGGGCTGAACGAGGGCTCAGGGGTGGCTCCAGCCCACCCCACATCTCTGCAAGCCCCAGTGAAGGGGTGCAGGGTGGGaacccctccctccctgcccagaaGAGCCAGGAAGGGGCTCCCTGTGTGGCTGCTCTTACATAGACCACGGCCGAGAGCTCCTGGCGCACGTTGGACCAGTCAGCGTTGGCCCTGTCGGGGTTGGCGCCGTTGTCGAACACGGTGAACCTCGTGCCCATCAGGTTGGATCTGCAGCCAAGGGTGGGAGATGGCTGTGGCTGATGTCACTGAGTCCCCTCCACCCCCTCCATGACCcctctccaggcacagccttGGCTTTGGTCTGGCTGCAAACCCCTGGCGCTGCACCCCACCAGTGCTGACCTTCCCACCCTTCAGTGATTTTCTCGGGTTCAAGGAATCCCAAAATCGGGGTGTGATGGGGTGCTGCCACCACAGGGACCCCAGCATtgctgtgtggctgctggcagtgcGGGCTGGGACTTGCCAGGCGCCTTTTCTAGCCATGACCTGTCGGATGGGAGGAACCGGCCAAGcttgttttcccctctcagcCCCCCACCACTCCTCAGGTCAGACACAGCAGTGGGAAATGCTGAATTTAGCCTCCTGTTTAGCCCCAGCCTGGGACAACCTGTAAGCCATGGGGGTGGGAAGAGGATGCTGCAGAAATGGGGTGCCACCAAACTGGGGTGTCACCTCTGCTCCTACCTCAGCTTCCCGATGAAGTTCTCTCCACCCCGTGAGAGGTCAGTGGGGTCAATGGAGATGAGGTAGTTGGAGGTTTTGCTCTTCTTACGCTTCCTCCCAGCAAGGAGGAACACCTGGTAGAGCAGAGGGACCGCGTGGGAATGGGGCATTGTCACTGCCATCACCACTGCTGCCCCCCAGCAAGTCACTGCCATGGACTTGAGCAAGTCATGAAGATGATCCCCAATATACTGTCTGCATtacagggcaggaggggctgagaCCAGCTTTAGCATGGCTCTGTAGCCACTGTTAGCTCATCATCCCAGGTACCCCACAGGGGCAATTCCTGGGAGGCATtgcaggagaggggagcagccTCATTTAGGATACACCAGCAGGCCAGCATCCCCCCCAAACCCTGAGGGTGCTCCCTGGGATGAGCAGAGCCCCCACCCCAAATCACCTTCTTGTCATTGTCCAGGTGAAGGTAGTAGGTGGGGTAAAGCCCTCGGTCCATGCCCTTCTTGTCCCGTGTCACCCGGCACTTGACGGTCACTCCCTGCGGCgctggctgcagcacaaacTCCTC harbors:
- the TULP1 gene encoding tubby-related protein 1, which produces MSVFQVKKEKKSKKKAATSSDEEDDSDSSTKPIRSEKKKNPASLFQTGGDPPKEKKSKKKVPPKGAESEEETSETLQKNSNKKGKAKKSKKQKEERPPSPVIEVENLEEFVLQPAPQGVTVKCRVTRDKKGMDRGLYPTYYLHLDNDKKVFLLAGRKRKKSKTSNYLISIDPTDLSRGGENFIGKLRSNLMGTRFTVFDNGANPDRANADWSNVRQELSAVVYETNVLGFKGPRKMTVIIPGMNADCERVPIRPRNDNDGLLMRWQNRNMDNVIELHNKAPVWNDETQSYVLNFHGRVTHASVKNFQIVHSSDPDYIVMQFGRVADDAFTMDYNYPLCAVQAFAIALSSFDGKLACE